One part of the Helicobacter cetorum MIT 99-5656 genome encodes these proteins:
- a CDS encoding leucyl aminopeptidase has translation MLEIKLENTAFENTQAESSLVFVINKDFNHTWIKNKELLETFKYEGEGSFLDQENKILYVGIKENDVHLLREGACLAIRTLKKLSFKSVKVGVYACDTHSKDKALLESLKALFLGLKLGMYEYDTYKSNKKESVLKEAIITLELHKPCEKTCANSLEKNAKEALKYANIMTESLTIAKDLINTPPMIATPIYMAEVAQKVAKENALEFHAYDEKFLEEKKMNAFLAVNKASLSTNPPRLIHLVYKPKNAKKKIVLVGKGLTYDCGGLSLKPADYMVTMKADKGGGCAVIGLLNALAKLEVEAEVHGIIGATENMIGKDAYKPDDILISKEGKSIEVRNTDAEGRLVLADCLSYAQDLNPDVLVDFATLTGACVVGLGEFTSAIMGHNEELKNLFETSGLESGELLAKLPFNRHLKKLIESKIADVCNISTSRYGGAITAGLFLSEFIRDEFKDKWLHIDIAGPAYVEKEWDVNSFGASGAGIRACTAFVEEFLKKA, from the coding sequence ATGTTAGAAATCAAATTAGAAAACACAGCCTTTGAAAACACACAAGCTGAAAGCAGCTTGGTTTTTGTTATCAATAAGGATTTTAATCACACTTGGATAAAAAATAAAGAGTTGCTAGAAACCTTTAAATACGAAGGCGAAGGCTCATTCTTAGACCAAGAGAATAAAATTCTGTATGTAGGTATTAAAGAGAATGATGTGCATTTGCTACGAGAAGGTGCTTGTTTGGCTATACGCACTCTTAAAAAACTTTCTTTTAAAAGCGTTAAGGTAGGTGTCTATGCTTGCGACACTCATTCAAAAGATAAGGCGCTTTTAGAAAGTTTGAAAGCACTCTTTTTGGGCTTGAAATTAGGCATGTATGAATATGATACTTATAAATCTAACAAAAAAGAGAGTGTTTTAAAAGAGGCAATCATTACTTTAGAGTTGCATAAACCTTGTGAAAAAACCTGTGCTAACTCTTTAGAAAAAAACGCTAAAGAAGCTCTAAAATACGCTAACATTATGACAGAAAGCTTAACTATCGCTAAAGATTTAATCAATACTCCTCCTATGATTGCTACCCCAATCTATATGGCTGAAGTGGCGCAAAAAGTGGCTAAAGAAAATGCTTTAGAATTTCATGCTTATGATGAAAAATTCTTAGAAGAAAAGAAGATGAATGCCTTTTTGGCCGTTAATAAAGCATCTCTTTCTACTAATCCCCCACGCCTAATCCATCTAGTCTATAAGCCTAAAAATGCTAAGAAAAAAATCGTGTTAGTGGGTAAGGGCTTGACTTATGATTGTGGGGGTTTGAGCTTAAAACCAGCCGATTACATGGTTACTATGAAAGCTGATAAGGGCGGTGGCTGTGCAGTTATTGGTCTTTTAAACGCGCTTGCTAAATTAGAAGTAGAAGCTGAAGTGCATGGCATTATTGGAGCTACAGAAAATATGATAGGTAAAGATGCCTATAAGCCTGATGATATTTTAATCTCTAAAGAAGGTAAGAGTATAGAAGTGCGTAATACCGATGCTGAAGGGCGTTTGGTTTTAGCAGATTGCTTGAGTTACGCCCAGGACTTAAACCCTGATGTATTAGTGGATTTTGCTACGCTCACTGGGGCATGCGTTGTAGGCTTAGGTGAATTTACTTCAGCGATTATGGGACATAATGAAGAGTTGAAAAATCTCTTTGAAACTTCAGGTCTAGAATCAGGCGAGTTACTAGCTAAACTCCCCTTTAACCGCCATTTAAAGAAATTGATTGAGTCTAAGATTGCTGATGTGTGCAATATTTCTACTTCACGCTATGGTGGCGCGATTACAGCGGGCTTGTTTCTAAGTGAATTTATCAGAGATGAATTTAAGGACAAATGGCTACACATTGATATTGCAGGTCCTGCTTATGTAGAGAAAGAATGGGATGTGAATAGTTTTGGAGCTAGTGGGGCGGGTATTAGAGCATGCACAGCCTTTGTAGAAGAGTTTTTGAAAAAGGCTTAA
- the ychF gene encoding redox-regulated ATPase YchF: protein MGLSVGIVGLPNVGKSSTFNALTKTQNAQSANYPFCTIEPNKAIVNVPDKRLDELAKIVKPERILYSVVEFVDIAGLIKGASKGEGLGNQFLANIKECEVILQVVRCFEDGNITHVNDKIDPLNDIETIELELILADIATLDKRIERLQKALKSSKDAKSLLECALSLKTHLEELKPAKTFALNTSDAFLELDKELRFLSHKKMIYVANVGEEDLSTLNEHAKKVENHAKAQNCEFVALCAKLEEEMVSMDENEVKEFLQSLGVEESGLEKTIRLSFKELGLISYFTAGVKEVRSWTIKKGSSAPVAAGVIHKDFEKGFIRAETISYDDFITYKGEMGAKEKGALRIEGKDYIVQDGDILHFRFNV from the coding sequence ATGGGCTTATCTGTAGGCATTGTGGGTTTACCTAATGTGGGTAAATCCAGCACCTTTAACGCACTCACTAAAACTCAAAACGCTCAGAGTGCAAACTACCCCTTTTGCACCATTGAGCCAAATAAAGCCATTGTAAATGTGCCTGATAAACGGCTTGATGAGTTAGCCAAAATTGTAAAACCTGAACGCATTTTATATTCTGTAGTAGAATTTGTAGATATTGCAGGACTGATTAAAGGAGCTAGTAAAGGCGAAGGCTTAGGCAATCAGTTTTTAGCTAACATCAAGGAATGCGAAGTGATTTTGCAAGTGGTGCGTTGTTTTGAAGATGGCAACATCACACATGTGAATGACAAAATTGACCCCCTGAATGATATAGAGACCATTGAATTGGAATTGATTTTAGCAGATATTGCCACTTTAGACAAAAGAATCGAACGCCTACAAAAAGCCCTAAAAAGTTCTAAAGATGCTAAGAGCCTTTTAGAATGTGCCTTGAGTTTAAAAACGCACTTAGAAGAATTAAAACCCGCTAAAACTTTCGCCCTAAATACAAGCGATGCTTTTTTAGAACTAGATAAAGAATTGCGTTTTTTGTCGCACAAAAAAATGATTTATGTGGCTAATGTGGGCGAAGAAGATTTAAGCACTCTCAATGAGCATGCAAAAAAAGTAGAAAATCATGCAAAGGCTCAAAATTGTGAGTTTGTTGCATTATGTGCCAAGCTAGAAGAGGAAATGGTTTCTATGGATGAAAATGAAGTCAAAGAATTTTTGCAAAGCTTAGGCGTAGAAGAAAGCGGACTAGAAAAGACCATTCGTTTGAGCTTTAAAGAATTAGGTCTGATTAGTTATTTTACCGCTGGTGTTAAAGAAGTGCGTTCATGGACTATTAAAAAAGGTTCTAGTGCCCCTGTGGCTGCTGGGGTTATTCATAAAGATTTTGAAAAGGGCTTTATTAGAGCTGAAACAATCAGTTATGATGATTTTATAACCTATAAGGGCGAGATGGGAGCAAAAGAAAAAGGGGCGTTGCGTATTGAAGGCAAGGACTATATTGTTCAAGATGGCGATATCTTACACTTCCGCTTTAATGTTTAA
- a CDS encoding radical SAM/SPASM domain-containing protein — protein MMSDKKLFKKIYVELSDICGLKCSFCPNPKNERGVMDLRLFEKVCKEVAPLTHIITLHVLGDPCKLKDLNLYLNTAQRFNLKVDLVTSGVYLHDFSLLLQDVLWQVSLSLDAGLNTNNKLDKNRYIKQILDFCHYKFEKNSEVFLNLRIQDSTLKEHQNFIKPFLEAFEPTSLETLKTQSRVRLFKKSFLNIQKTFKWPSLNTKNPVYKQPKIPYCYGLLKQIAILSNGVVVPCCMDTQASINLGNLNDMSLKDVLNSQKAVAIKTHFLRGEALELLCKNCTYPITRHKNHS, from the coding sequence TTGATGAGCGATAAGAAACTTTTTAAAAAAATCTATGTTGAGCTGAGCGATATTTGTGGGTTGAAGTGTAGCTTCTGCCCTAACCCCAAGAATGAAAGGGGAGTAATGGATTTAAGGCTTTTTGAAAAAGTTTGTAAAGAAGTTGCCCCCCTAACTCACATCATCACCTTGCATGTCCTAGGCGACCCCTGTAAGCTCAAAGACTTAAATCTCTATCTAAACACTGCTCAACGCTTTAATTTAAAAGTGGATTTGGTTACAAGCGGGGTGTATTTGCATGACTTTTCTTTGTTGCTACAAGATGTGCTTTGGCAAGTCTCACTCTCTTTAGATGCAGGACTAAATACAAATAACAAACTAGATAAAAACCGCTACATCAAACAAATCTTAGATTTTTGCCATTACAAATTTGAAAAAAATAGTGAAGTGTTTCTCAATTTACGCATTCAAGACAGCACCTTAAAAGAACACCAAAATTTCATCAAACCTTTTTTAGAAGCGTTTGAGCCTACTTCTTTAGAAACTTTAAAAACACAAAGCCGTGTGCGTCTGTTTAAAAAAAGTTTTCTAAACATTCAAAAAACTTTCAAATGGCCTAGTTTGAACACAAAAAACCCTGTTTATAAGCAACCAAAAATCCCTTACTGCTACGGATTACTCAAACAAATTGCTATTCTTTCTAATGGCGTTGTAGTGCCGTGTTGTATGGATACACAAGCTAGTATCAATCTTGGTAATTTAAACGATATGTCTTTAAAAGATGTTTTAAATAGCCAAAAAGCTGTAGCAATCAAAACCCACTTTTTAAGGGGTGAAGCATTAGAATTATTGTGTAAAAATTGCACCTACCCTATAACTCGCCATAAAAATCATTCCTAA
- a CDS encoding AI-2E family transporter gives MKAQYFFWLLFGIGFYWMLYLYQDFLMDALIAGLLCVGLFQVKLFLNERFSNVLSSFLCVLALASVLIVPLYFIAYKGSNIIFEINFEKLSALIGWLKKTITENLSHFPTISDGVSKLLENFSATSITGYLLKISSYIGKYSLKLITDTVFVLGLLFFFFYYSERFYHYLLGVLPFEIKQSKGIFEEVAGILRIVLLTSMITIILEGLAFGVMIVWFGHDGLFLGILYGLASLVPIVGGALIWVPVVVYELHYGHVNGAIFIALYSILLIGVLIDSVIKPILIVFIKQRMFKTTLKINEMLIFFSMIAGISQFGFWGIAVGPTITAFFIALLRLYENYFSKNRV, from the coding sequence ATGAAAGCTCAGTATTTTTTTTGGCTTCTTTTTGGAATTGGTTTTTATTGGATGCTCTATCTGTATCAAGATTTTTTGATGGATGCACTGATTGCTGGGCTTTTATGTGTGGGGCTTTTTCAAGTAAAACTTTTTCTCAATGAGCGGTTTTCTAATGTTTTGAGTTCGTTTTTATGTGTTTTGGCTTTAGCGAGCGTTCTGATTGTGCCATTATACTTTATCGCTTACAAGGGGTCTAACATTATCTTTGAAATCAACTTTGAAAAACTTTCCGCTTTAATAGGGTGGCTTAAAAAGACAATAACAGAAAATTTATCTCATTTTCCTACCATAAGCGATGGGGTTAGCAAGCTTTTAGAAAATTTTAGTGCAACTTCTATTACCGGTTATTTACTAAAAATAAGCAGCTACATTGGCAAATACAGCTTGAAATTAATTACAGATACGGTGTTTGTATTAGGATTATTATTTTTCTTTTTTTATTATAGCGAGCGGTTCTATCATTATCTGTTGGGAGTTTTGCCTTTTGAAATCAAGCAAAGTAAGGGGATTTTTGAAGAAGTAGCGGGGATTTTACGCATTGTGTTACTCACTTCTATGATTACAATTATTTTAGAAGGTTTGGCATTTGGCGTGATGATTGTATGGTTTGGGCATGATGGATTGTTTTTAGGAATTTTATATGGGTTGGCTAGTTTGGTGCCTATTGTAGGGGGGGCTTTGATTTGGGTTCCTGTAGTGGTTTATGAACTCCATTATGGCCATGTGAATGGGGCTATTTTTATCGCTCTATACTCTATTTTACTGATTGGTGTGCTGATTGATAGCGTTATCAAACCGATTTTGATTGTTTTTATCAAACAAAGAATGTTTAAAACAACCCTTAAAATCAATGAAATGTTAATATTCTTTTCTATGATTGCAGGCATTTCGCAATTTGGTTTTTGGGGGATTGCAGTAGGTCCTACGATTACAGCGTTTTTCATTGCCTTACTACGCCTATATGAAAATTATTTTTCTAAAAACAGAGTCTGA